The stretch of DNA GCTATGTTCGTGATATGCTCCTCATTCATCTGCTCAACGCGCTTTACAGCGTCGTTGATTGCGCCGGCAATAAGATCCTCAATCACTTCGCGATCACCTTCCATCAATGACGGATCAATCTGCACGTCGATCGCATCATATCGTCCGGTCAGTACAACCTTCACCTGTCCTGCGCCGGCGACCCCGGTGACTCTCTGCTTGTGCATCTCATTCTGTGCTTGTTTCATCTGTGTCTGAATTTTTGTAGTCTGCTT from Acidiferrobacterales bacterium encodes:
- a CDS encoding YbaB/EbfC family nucleoid-associated protein: MTENFKELLKQTTKIQTQMKQAQNEMHKQRVTGVAGAGQVKVVLTGRYDAIDVQIDPSLMEGDREVIEDLIAGAINDAVKRVEQMNEEHITNIASELPFNPRDFPF